CACAGCTCAGGAGGACCTTCACCCACCAACTGCGGGAGCTGGCCGAGACCTCGCAGGCCACGGCCTTCGTCACCGCTCTGGACGGCCAGAACAGCTGCGTGGTCGTCGCCGTGACCGAACCGTCCAAGACGATCACCCACGTCGCCTACCGGGTCGGCGCACGTCACGAGGCGGAACGGGGCGCCTCCGGCATCGCGATCCTGGCGGGCAGACCGCCGGTGCCCGGTGAGCGCGAGGCCATCACCGAGGCACGGCGGCTGGGCTACTCGGTGACCAGCGGCGAACTCCAGGAGGGCGCCTGGGGCATCGCCGCACCCATTCGTCCGCCGCACGGTCCGGCGGTGGCCAGCGTGGGCGTCGTCGCGATCGGCAGAGGCGACGAGGCGGTCATCGCACCCTCGGTGTTGCGCACCGCCGAGGCGATGAGCGCCAGCGGACAGCTCTGAGCTCGGGGCCGTCCGTCGTCCCGCAGGTTTTCCGCGATGAATTCCGCACCGACGAACGGGTGTCTTGATCGAGGCCGCAGAGCGTCGAGGAGAGACCAGGCCCGCCGGACCGACAAGGGCTGCCGCCAGCACGGAAACCCTCGAACGACCGGCCTGCCGCCGGCCACCCCGCCGATTTACCCCCTGTCGGGGGACCGCCGATCCGGGGGCTGCGGCGGTACGGCGACGGTGATCGCACCGTTGACAGGTCGCCGTCAGACCCCGAAGCTGGTCCGCAACCGGTGATCAACTGCCGGAATGGCGGCGTAGTGCGAGGAGCTGATGTGACGATCCTGCCCCATGACGTACACGGCGACGGCCCGCAGCGCGTGATCGCGCTGCACGGCTGGTTCTCCGATCGCACCGCCTTCCGGTCGATCCGTCCGCTGCTCGACACCACTCGGTTCAGCTACGCCTTCGTCGACGTCCGGGGCTACGGGGAGGCGAGCGAGCTGGCGGGCGAGTACACGATGGCCGAGATCGCCTCCGACGTCCTCGCGCTGGCGGATCACCTCGGCTGGTCGGAGTTCTCCCTCTTAGGACACTCGATGGGGGGCAAGGCCGCCGCCGCCGTGCTGGCCGCCGACGCGAGCCGGGTGACCGGCATCGTCGGGATCTCCCCCGTTCCCGCCTCCGGCGTCCCCTTCGACGATCAGGCCTGGCAGCTCTTCACCGGCGCCGCCGAGAACGCGGACAATCGCCGAGCCATCATCGACTTGACCACCGGCAATCGACACACCGGCGTCTGGCTCGACGCGATGGTGCGTCATTCGCTGGCCGCCTCGTCCGTCTCGGCGTTCGCGAGCTATCTCCTCGACTGGGCACGGCACGACTTCCACGAGACGGTGCTCGGCGACCCGACCCCGATCCTGGTCATCGCGGGCGAGCACGACCCGGCCCTGAGCGCCGACGTGCTCCGGGGGACCTGGCTGGCCTGGCATCCGCACGCGCGGGTCGAGGTCTTCGGCAACGCGGGGCACTACGCCGCCGACGAGACCCCCATCGCCCTGGTGTCGGCCGTCGAGTCCTTCCTGACCCGACAGGAAGCCGACCGACCGATGGCCGCGGGCTGAGCGGCCGCCGCCGACCATGGTGTCGGCGATCCGCCGCCGGTTCGGGCGCTCCGGCCTGCGGCCCGTCGGCGGCGCGTGTCGCTGCACGCGCCGTCGAGGGGCGGGGCTCCTTGCCGACGGCGGCGTGCCGCCGGTCCCGGCCGCACAGCGGTCGTCCCGGTCGGTGGCGGGCCCGTGCGGCACCCGGTCCACGATGGGAGGACCGTCGGGACTACCTCGTCTCGCCCCGCGCCGAGGCGAGCCCGGCCAGGCGCTTCATCGAGGCGGTCACCAGTTCCGGAGCCAGCGCACCGAAGTTGGCCAGCGCCAACAGGTGCGTGACGCCCAGCGCCTCCAGTCGGTCCATGCGATGCGCGACGCGCTCGGCATCGCCGAAGAGCACGAGCTGCGCCGCGTCGAGTTGTGCATAGCTGCGGTGGCTCTTGTGATAGAGGCGAGTGTCGGTGTACTGCGCGAGTGCAGGCCCGACCTCGTCCTCGACGTCCGTCCGCTCCCCGACGTAGGTGTGCAGGGCGACGGCGACATCGCCCTCCCCCGTCGCGCCCGACTCGGCGAAGCCCTTGCGGTAGGCCGTGACGACCTCGCCGAGGTGATCGATGTCCTCGGCGGAGGCATACGGGATCAGCATGATGTTCCGGCCCTGCCTGCCGACGTGGTAGGCGGCCTCCGGCCGGATCACCGCCACCCACACCGGCGGTGACGCGACCGGCGTGACGGCCGCACGAACCCCGGACAGCCGGTGGTACCGGCCGTCGAAGTGCACCGGCTCACCGGTCCACGCCCTGGTCAGGATCTCCAGCGCCTCGTCGAACCGGGTGCGCTTCTCCGCCTGGTCAAGGCCGAAGCCCGCGTACTCGTGCGGGAGGTAGCCGGAGCCGACACCGAGGGCGAGCCGTCCGCCG
The Actinoalloteichus fjordicus DNA segment above includes these coding regions:
- a CDS encoding IclR family transcriptional regulator, whose amino-acid sequence is MRRSAQPARSPESEESAAPPRGAKTLDSGLRILWELRDHPDGLMHGELSRRLGIERTAVYRLIGTLQSNRLVTKTDEGRYQLALGVLELASSVLPQLRRTFTHQLRELAETSQATAFVTALDGQNSCVVVAVTEPSKTITHVAYRVGARHEAERGASGIAILAGRPPVPGEREAITEARRLGYSVTSGELQEGAWGIAAPIRPPHGPAVASVGVVAIGRGDEAVIAPSVLRTAEAMSASGQL
- a CDS encoding LLM class flavin-dependent oxidoreductase, whose product is MKLSIFSVTDHYPARDRSIAAFYDQLLDEISYAEELGFANYFVAEHHFHEYGIVPAPAVLLAAAARQTSRIGLGVAVAVLPFHAPMVLAEDYAMLDQLSGGRLALGVGSGYLPHEYAGFGLDQAEKRTRFDEALEILTRAWTGEPVHFDGRYHRLSGVRAAVTPVASPPVWVAVIRPEAAYHVGRQGRNIMLIPYASAEDIDHLGEVVTAYRKGFAESGATGEGDVAVALHTYVGERTDVEDEVGPALAQYTDTRLYHKSHRSYAQLDAAQLVLFGDAERVAHRMDRLEALGVTHLLALANFGALAPELVTASMKRLAGLASARGETR
- a CDS encoding alpha/beta fold hydrolase, with protein sequence MTILPHDVHGDGPQRVIALHGWFSDRTAFRSIRPLLDTTRFSYAFVDVRGYGEASELAGEYTMAEIASDVLALADHLGWSEFSLLGHSMGGKAAAAVLAADASRVTGIVGISPVPASGVPFDDQAWQLFTGAAENADNRRAIIDLTTGNRHTGVWLDAMVRHSLAASSVSAFASYLLDWARHDFHETVLGDPTPILVIAGEHDPALSADVLRGTWLAWHPHARVEVFGNAGHYAADETPIALVSAVESFLTRQEADRPMAAG